In Camelina sativa cultivar DH55 chromosome 16, Cs, whole genome shotgun sequence, a single window of DNA contains:
- the LOC104751311 gene encoding transcription factor MYB34, with translation MGRTTWLDVDGMRKGEWTGEEDRKLVAYINEHGLGEWGSMPKRAGLQRCGKSCRLRWLNYLRPGIKRGKFTPQEEEEIMKHHALLGNRWAAIAKQMPNRTDNDIKNHWNSCLKKRLAKSGIDPVTHQPKSPTVDVTSSSTTSSPIPSPCSSSFSFSSSSTTGSARLLNKLAAGISSRRHGIERIKTVILSEQPREAEIEEEEKMVISMGEDEMIACFMEIDEKLNMHELPCDHVSAAPTTTSSPGFMAFDDYSSTIDPYTLYESDFYNETQQLDLFLL, from the exons atgggGAGGACGACGTGGTTAGACGTTGACGGGATGAGGAAAGGAGAGTGGACGGGGGAGGAAGACCGGAAGCTCGTGGCTTACATCAACGAACATGGTCTCGGCGAGTGGGGTTCAATGCCTAAGAGAGCCG gtcTGCAAAGATGTGGAAAGAGTTGTAGGTTAAGATGGCTGAATTATTTGAGGCCAGGGATTAAAAGAGGCAAGTTTACTCCtcaggaggaagaagaaatcatGAAACACCATGCTCTTCTTGGTAACAg ATGGGCAGCGATAGCTAAGCAGATGCCGAACAGAACAGACAATGACATAAAGAACCATTGGAACTCATGTCTTAAGAAAAGACTTGCTAAAAGTGGAATCGATCCAGTGACCCATCAGCCAAAAAGCCCCACGGTCGATGTCACCTCCTCCTCAACGACGTCGTCTCCTATACCGAgcccttgttcttcttctttttccttctcttcGTCCTCTACTACTGGCTCAGCACGTCTTCTTAACAAGCTCGCTGCTGGAATCTCCTCGAGAAGACACGGAATCGAGAGGATCAAGACCGTGATATTGTCTGAACAACCAAGAGAAGccgagattgaagaagaagagaagatggtgATAAGCATGGGAGAGGATGAAATGATTGCTTGTTTCATGGAGATTGATGAAAAGCTGAATATGCATGAACTGCCTTGTGATCATGTCTCTGCTGCTCCTACTACGACGTCGTCGCCTGGCTTCATGGCTTTTGATGACTACTCATCAACAATTGATCCATACACTCTGTACGAGTCTGATTTCTATAATGAGACTCAACAGCTTGACCTGTTCCTCCTTTGA
- the LOC104751309 gene encoding fucosyltransferase 3-like codes for MMKRSKKNPDVGDPLSNSDTRTGSSELNATKPSLSSMKSMGLLLAVLMVASVMFSLSVVLRDPPSDGVAEADAASRFLQIRLHPPGIDSDDGLSEKKEQLGDINLVASSFDKESCLSRYEASLYIKESPFKQSSYLDYRLQRYEDLHRQCGPFTRSYNLTLDKLKPGDQSDGGVSGCRYVIWLNSNGELGNRMLSLASAFLYALLTNRVLLVEPGVDMADLFCEPFPNTSWFLPLEFPLKSRFNEQSLLRESGNSMLAYRHVNFSDQQKLFFCEESQVLLEETPWLIMKADSFFLPSLFSISSFKQELERLFPEKETAFYFLSQYLFHPTNAVWGLITRYYRTYLARADQRIGIYIEVSESGNGQFQYLVDQILACGTRYKLLPEVDRQRHLPSSQVLNQKSKAVFVSSSSPGYFESIRDIYWENPTVIGEIISVHKLSHKDYQKTPRNMEYKRAWAEIYLLSCTDVLVSTSSWSSLMDVAHGLGGLTPWVLNKAENGTSHEPSCVRARSIEPRSQVTLFQSCKD; via the exons ATGATGAAGCGGAGCAAGAAGAACCCGGATGTGGGTGACCCGTTATCCAACTCGGATACTCGAACCGGGTCTAGCGAATTGAATGCGACGAAACCAAGTTTGAGCTCGATGAAATCGATGGGTCTACTTCTGGCAGTTCTTATGGTTGCTTCGGTTATGTTTTCTCTGTCGGTGGTACTCAGAGACCCACCTTCAGATGGTGTTGCGGAGGCTGACGCAGCTTCTAGGTTTCTTCAGATCAGATTGCACCCTCCGG GCATCGATTCAGATGATGGATTAAGCGAAAAGAAGGAACAGCTCGGCGACATTAATCTTGTTGCGTCTAGTTTTGATAAAGAATCATGCTTGAGCAGGTATGAAGCGagtttatatataaaggaaTCGCCTTTTAAGCAATCCTCTTACCTGGATTATAGATTGCAAAGATACGAAGATCTTCATAGACAGTGTGGACCGTTCACTAGATCCTATAACTTAACACTGGACAAACTCAAGCCGGGAGACCAGTCTGATGGTGGAGTCTCTGGTTGTAGATATGTCATATGGTTGAACTCTAATGGTGAACTTGGGAATAGGATGCTGAGTCTAGCTTCAGCTTTTCTTTATGCTCTCTTAACAAATCGGGTTTTACTTGTCGAACCAGGAGTTGACATGGCTGATCTTTTCTGCGAGCCATTTCCAAACACTTCTTGGTTTCTTCCCTTAGAGTTTCCACTCAAGAGCCGGTTCAATGAACAGTCTCTACTTCGCGAATCTGGCAACTCGATGCTTGCATATCGCCATGTTAATTTCAGTGACCAACAAAAGCTTTTCTTTTGCGAGGAAAGTCAAGTTTTGTTGGAGGAAACCCCATGGCTGATCATGAAAGCAGATAGTTTCTTTCTCCcatctctcttctcaatctcGTCATTCAAGCAGGAACTTGAAAGGCTCTTCCCGGAAAAAGAAACGGCATTTTACTTCTTGAGTCAGTATCTCTTTCACCCAACTAATGCTGTCTGGGGTCTCATTACACGATACTATCGCACATATCTTGCTAGAGCTGATCAAAGAATAGGAATCTATATTGAGGTCTCTGAGTCTGGAAATGGTCAGTTCCAGTATTTGGTAGATCAGATTCTAGCTTGTGGAACTAGATATAAGCTGCTTCCTGAAGTTGACAGACAGAGACACCTCCCTTCAAGCCAAGttctaaaccaaaaatcaaaggcagtttttgtctcatcttcttctccagggTATTTTGAGAGTATCAGGGACATCTATTGGGAAAACCCAACAGTGATAGGAGAGATAATCAGTGTTCACAAGCTGAGTCACAAGGACTACCAAAAAACCCCGAGGAACATGGAGTATAAGAGAGCATGGGCTGAGATATACCTTCTGAGTTGTACTGATGTGCTGGTGTCCACAAGCTCATGGTCCTCACTCATGGACGTGGCTCATGGCCTTGGAGGGTTGACACCATGGGTATTGAACAAGGCTGAGAACGGGACTTCCCATGAACCTTCCTGTGTGAGAGCAAGGTCAATAGAGCCCCGTTCCCAAGTGACACTGTTCCAAAGCTGTAAAGATTAA